One stretch of Juglans microcarpa x Juglans regia isolate MS1-56 chromosome 3D, Jm3101_v1.0, whole genome shotgun sequence DNA includes these proteins:
- the LOC121254787 gene encoding WAT1-related protein At3g28050-like has protein sequence MWREGLTVIMVTVECLDVGLNTVNKAAMTRGMSEFVFVTYSNSLAFFFLLPASIIFYRKRSLPPLTWSILGGMFVTSMISCSVQILKALGIGYSSPTMASVAADLIPAFTFFLAIISGFEKLDLRVKSSRARCIGTIASITGALTVTLYKGLPITVASLPKRVEVGQHFSTMQSNWLLGGFLLASGSFLLALGFNIQTRIIREYPAELIVALIRCIFVAIVSVIVSLIAEKDPNAWNLSLNMESIAIGYSALFAITIRASVSLWACREKGPVYVAMFKPLGIFIAVVMGVTILGDTLYLGSVIGAAIIVPGFYAVIWGQAHQEIKLVEDPPISSPESCSPRVPLLQNKSTEV, from the exons ATGTGGAGGGAAGGCTTGACTGTAATCATGGTGACAGTGGAGTGCTTGGATGTGGGCTTAAACACTGTTAACAAAGCTGCTATGACGAGAGGGATGAGTGAATTCGTCTTTGTTACGTACTCCAATTCCCTCgcctttttcttccttctcccaGCTTCCATCATATTTTACAG AAAAAGGTCTCTTCCTCCGCTCACATGGAGCATACTCGGTGGAATGTTTGTTACTTCCATGATTAG TTGTAGTGTACAGATACTTAAAGCTTTGGGGATAGGTTACAGCTCTCCTACTATGGCCTCAGTAGCGGCTGATCTAATCCCAGCCTTTACTTTTTTCCTGGCCATCATCTCCGG GTTTGAGAAACTGGACTTGAGAGTTAAAAGCAGCCGCGCCAGGTGCATTGGCACCATTGCATCAATCACAGGGGCTTTGACTGTCACTCTATACAAAGGCCTACCAATTACGGTTGCCTCATTACCCAAGAGAGTAGAGGTCGGGCAACATTTTTCAACGATGCAATCAAACTGGCTCCTTGGGGGCTTTCTCCTGGCGTCTGGAAGCTTTTTACTTGCACTTGGGTTCAATATACAG ACAAGGATTATTAGGGAGTACCCTGCAGAGCTGATTGTGGCACTCATTCGCTGTATCTTTGTGGCCATCGTATCTGTAATCGTCTCATTAATTGCAGAGAAAGACCCAAATGCTTGGAATTTGAGCCTCAATATGGAGTCGATCGCTATAGGATACTCG GCACTGTTTGCAATTACAATCCGAGCAAGTGTTTCTCTATGGGCCTGTCGTGAGAAAGGGCCTGTGTATGTAGCCATGTTTAAGCCCCTTGGTATATTCATTGCGGTTGTCATGGGGGTTACTATTCTTGGGGATACTCTTTATCTTGGAAG TGTGATTGGAGCGGCAATAATAGTTCCTGGGTTTTATGCTGTGATATGGGGGCAAGCTCATCAAGAGATTAAACTG